From a single Cotesia glomerata isolate CgM1 linkage group LG6, MPM_Cglom_v2.3, whole genome shotgun sequence genomic region:
- the LOC123267153 gene encoding extensin-like codes for MKFKLVVLQLLLFSTSVIVAKSINKREAPLSEYGLPPPPLPSYGSPAPSYGPPAPSYGPPAPSYGPPTPSYGPPAPSYGPPAPSYGPPAPSYGPPAPSHGLPAPSYGPPSSDHNTGYNYPAPSIPSGEWKKKLTWKEEWKQVWKNEKKLEWKQEWKKVQVPAWKEIQVPAWKEIKVEQWKKVQTPVWEKIQTPAWKEIQVPEWKKIWKPVWNTVQVPVWKEVQVPEWKHIWIPEWVETEHSNPHQGYEPTAPSYGPPAQSYGVPSQSYGPPAPSYGPPTQDSGDGYHYDAPTPLPPSKKMIWKSVWKKIWKTEKKQVWESKKKMEWKAEWKKVWKTEKKQIWQTDKKLVWKSQDVKVWVPSKKQVWIPQKVKVWKDEWKSKKIPVWKNVQVPTWKKVWKPVWEKVWVPADLHHHQDEYPGYH; via the exons atgaAGTTTAAGCTG gtGGTGCTGCAACTTCTTCTATTCTCAACATCCGTGATTGTTGCTAAATCAATCAATAAAAGAGA agCTCCTTTGTCAGAGTACGGGCTGCCGCCACCACCCTTACCATCATATGGATCTCCAGCTCCTTCGTATGGACCTCCAGCGCCTTCGTATGGACCTCCAGCCCCTTCGTATGGACCTCCAACGCCTTCGTATGGACCTCCAGCCCCTTCGTATGGACCTCCAGCTCCTTCGTATGGACCTCCAGCCCCTTCATATGGACCTCCAGCCCCTTCGCATGGACTTCCAGCTCCTTCATATGGACCCCCATCATCGGATCATAATACTGGGTACAATTATCCTGCACCTTCGATACCTAGTGGTGAATGGAAGAAAAAACTGACATGGAAAGAAGAATGGAAACAAGTGtggaaaaatgaaaaaaaattagagtgGAAGCAGGAATGGAAAAAAGTTCAAGTACCTGCGTGGAAAGAAATTCAAGTTCCAGCATGGAAAGAGATTAAAGTTGAACAGTGGAAAAAAGTTCAGACACCTGTGTgggaaaaaatacaaactcCAGCTTGGAAAGAAATTCAGGTTCCTGAGTGGAAAAAAATATGGAAGCCTGTCTGGAATACTGTTCAAGTGCCAGTGTGGAAAGAAGTTCAGGTGCCGGAGTGGAAGCATATTTGGATTCCTGAGTGGGTTGAAACTGAACATAGCAATCCTCATCAAGGCTATGAACCAACAGCTCCAAGTTATGGTCCTCCAGCACAAAGTTACGGTGTTCCATCACAAAGTTATGGCCCTCCTGCTCCAAGTTACGGACCTCCTACTCAAGATTCTGGAGATGGTTATCATTACGATGCTCCTACTCCATTACCTCCGAGCAAAAAAATGATCTGGAAATCAGTTTGGAAAAAGATTTGGAAAACTGAGAAAAAACAAGTTTGGGAATCGAAGAAAAAAATGGAGTGGAAAGCTGAGtggaaaaaagtttggaaaactgaaaaaaagcaaatttGGCAAACTGACAAAAAACTTGTATGGAAAAGCCAGGATGTTAAAGTCTGGGTACCGTCTAAAAAACAGGTATGGATACCCCAAAAAGTGAAGGTTTGGAAAGATGAGTGGAAGAGTAAGAAAATACCTGTATGGAAGAATGTGCAGGTGCCAACATGGAAGAAAGTCTGGAAACCAGTGTGGGAGAAAGTTTGGGTACCAGCAGATTTGCATCACCATCAAGACGAATATCCCGGATATCACTGA
- the LOC123267152 gene encoding uncharacterized protein LOC123267152 — MKFRPRCTIALVALLLQVAFVSSKALNQNTGTLQGPWQIQQGDNKVIQKRYDPGADSGHGDHHDHHDHGYWKKKLIWKPGWKKVWKPAQKQIRKPAWKKIWKPVWEPTQRAVWKEIQVPAWKKIWKPVWKEIQVPAWKEIQVPAWKKIWKPVWKPIKVPGWKEIQVPDWKKVWKPIWKEIQVPAWKEIQVPAWKKIWVPEWIKVGVPGEHNVGTDHHGWQYTSHDLWKKKLIWKPLWKKYWKPAKKQIWVPDKKLEWKEEWKQIWKPAKKQIWLDDKKLVWKEEWKQIWKPAKKQIWVPDKKLEWVEAWKQIWKTEKKQEWIPDKKLAWKEDWKQIWVPAWKEIWVPDWKKIWKPVWISEWFPAEDHHHHPPHDGGWEDRKDGGDENQNQRLARQSPVPQQHAQQLQVQQGSTPLASITADLVPPVSNQQSTWKLPTR; from the exons ATGAAATTTCGCCCGAGATGCACA atTGCACTTGTGGCGCTACTGCTTCAAGTTGCTTTTGTTAGCAGTAAGGCGCTCAATCAAAATACTGGGACTTTACAAGGCCCATGGCAGATTCAACAAGG AGATAATAAGGTGATCCAAAAGAGATATGATCCAGGAGCTGATTCGGGACATGGTGACCATCACGACCATCATGATCATGGATACTGGAAAAAAAAGCTAATCTGGAAGCCTGGTTGGAAAAAGGTATGGAAACCAGCTCAAAAACAAATTCGGAAGCCAGcgtggaaaaaaatttggaagcCCGTTTGGGAGCCAACACAACGAGCTGTATGGAAAGAAATTCAAGTGCCagcttggaaaaaaatttggaaaccAGTTTGGAAAGAAATTCAAGTGCCTGCGTGGAAAGAAATTCAAGTGCCAGcgtggaaaaaaatttggaaaccTGTGTGGAAGCCAATTAAGGTGCCTGGTTGGAAAGAAATTCAAGTTCCAGACTGGAAAAAAGTGTGGAAACCTATTTGGAAAGAAATCCAAGTACCTGCATGGAAAGAAATTCAAGTTCCagcatggaaaaaaatttgggtTCCTGAGTGGATTAAGGTTGGAGTTCCCGGAGAGCATAACGTTGGGACGGATCATCACGGATGGCAGTATACAAGTCATGATCTTTggaaaaagaaattgatttggAAACCCCTTTGGAAGAAATATTGGAAGCCAGCGAAGAAGCAGATTTGGGTACCAGACAAAAAACTCGAATGGAAGGAAGAGTGGAAACAAATATGGAAACCAGCTAAGAAACAGATTTGGTTGGATGATAAGAAGCTTGTTTGGAAAGAAGAATGGAAACAAATTTGGAAACCAgctaaaaaacaaatttgggTTCCAGACAAGAAACTAGAGTGGGTTGAAGCGTGGAAACAGATCTGGAAAACAGAGAAAAAACAGGAATGGATACCAGATAAAAAACTAGCTTGGAAAGAAGATTGGAAACAAATTTGGGTGCCTGCATGGAAAGAGATTTGGGTACCTGATTGGAAGAAAATTTGGAAGCCCGTTTGGATCTCGGAATGGTTTCCAGCAGaagatcatcatcatcatcctcCTCATGATGGAGGATGGGAAGATCGCAAGGATGGAGGAGATGAAAATCAAAACCAACGATTAGCTAGACAAAGTCCGGTACCACAACAACACGCCCAACAGCTACAAGTACAACAAGGCTCTACTCCACTTGCATCAATTACCGCGGATTTAGTTCCGCCAGTATCAAACCAACAATCAACTTGGAAGCTTCCAACCCGTTAA